gtctgtggtccatcctttattatgtccatgcgtttcaccgagcatgcatcggaggtggctcgtgtgtgcttgcaatcgctataaatcccaggatgcatttcgcactcgcagcagtgcgatggcggacaatatggagaagacgcacaactgtagcttaagttactcttaacttatatatatatttatataatatataatataataataataataatataagataatatataaacatatatatataaagtcgtgtgtgtaagccttatacacatgacaggacacgcatatctttacatatatttacatactatttgaaaatgaaagaggctgggattttgttttatatcatttgtttatattgttcagtagtatatgcctaaatgaggtcgtagcacagttaacggacgagcagaggtggtgacgttatcgagtccgctgctgttccaattgcaggtacgtactcgcgtgctcgcaagtctgtgcttgaagtacggacttgccaagtgtCATATACGGTAGTTAATGTGCTTGCGCACATACTTGTCATATACGGTAGTTAATGTGCTTGCGCATATATTAGGGGACATACGGGAGGTTAGCCGATGTGAGCGAGACACACGGCAGTTAATAAACCTGAGTTGAGCATCCGAACAAGTATCGATCGCATTACtttacatggtgtcagaagcgAAAACGAAGTCATGCCTAAGTTCCCCCTCCGACCAACTTTTCCTTCGATAGGCCAGGAGAGTGGCCGGAGTGGAAGCAGCGTTTTGTGAGATTCAGAATCGCAAGCAAGCTGGACAAGGAAGATGGTGCTGTGCAGGTTAGCAGTCTGATATACGCTATGGGAAGCGAGTCGGAGAACATCTTCCGTTCGTTTAACTTCGAAGATAATGCACATAGAGATGATTATGTGAGGGTGCTTGGAAAGTTCGATGATTACTTTGTGCCAAGAAGGAATGTAATACACGAACGTGCATGTTTCCATCTGCGCGTGCAAAGACCAGGAGAAAAAGCTGAAACTTTTATCAGGGCTTTGTATGAACTGGCAGAACATTGCGAATTCGGCGGGAACAGAGATGAGAATATCCGCGACCGAATCGTAGTTGGAATACTCGACAAAGATGTCTCACGGAAATTGCAGCTGACAAAGGACTTAACACTAGCGCTGACTATAGAGACAGTCAGGCAGTCGGAAGAAGTTGCTTCTCAAGTCAGCATGCAAGGAGAGACAACGGGGGTGATACAAGAAGTCACCCACGAGCGCAGCAAATACCCCAATCATTACGGTAAGCCAAAAGGGGGAAATAAAGGGCAATGTGGACTGTGTGGGAAAGTGTGGCACAGTAAAGATGAAAATTGCCCGGCTCGAAATTCCACATGCAATACATGTAACAAAGTTGGACATTGGAGTAGAGTGTGTAGGCGCAGGCAGGCAGTGAGTGAGGTTACAGAGCAAACGGAGCAGCAGTCACACTTTCTTGGGGCTGTGAGTAAAGCAGACGGGTCGCCAGAGCAATGGGCCGTCGAGTTACTGGTGGGCTCTACACCAGTTGACTTCAAAATCGACACAGGGGCCGATGTTAACGTCATCTGCGAGGAGACCTACCACTCACTCATGCCCAAAAGAGCACTGCAGCCTGCAGAGATGCCACTGGACAGCCCAGGGGGCGAGCTGCAGTGCATAGGACAGTTCCAGAGCACTGTGACCTACAAAGGAAAGACTCACCCACTCACAGCATATGTCATCCGCGGACGTATGGTCAACAACTTACTCAGCAGGCCGCTGTCTGTGAAAATGGATCTAGTGAGGAGAGTGAATGAAACGGTGTGCAACAAGGAACATCCACAGGCATATGGCACGCATGGGACTTTAAAGACTGAACCAGTGAGAATACTGCTGAAAGACAATGCTCAGCCATATGCTGTATACACAGCACGACGCGTGCCTCTCCCTATGCTGCAAAAGATAAGGAGGAGCTCAAGAGGATGGAGGGAAATGGCATCATCGAGAGGGTGACACAGCCCACGGACTGGTGTGCACCCATGGTGCCAGTCTTGAAGAGCACAGGTAAAGCCTGCATATGTGTTGATCTCAAGAGGCTGAATGAGGCAGTGAAAAGAAAACAGTATATCCTGCCTACTACTGATGAGATTACAGCAAAGCTGAGTGGGGCCACTGTCTTCTCTTCGCTCTATGCCGCCAGTGGGTTCTTCCAGATACCGCTGCACCCAGACAGCTGTAAGCTCACTACCTTTCTTACACCATATGGCAGATTCAACTTCAAGCGGCTACCTTTTGGAATCACGAGCACACCAGAAATCTTTCAGAGGAAGATGATGGAGACCCTGCAGGGGCTGGAGGGTGTTGAGGTCTTCATGGACGACATTCTGGTCTATGGGACCACACAAGAGCAGCACGACGGTCGCCTGGAGAAGGTAATGCAGCGCATTGTGACAGCTGGTCTGAAGCTCAACCGTGAGAAGTGCTCCATCAGGCAGAGTCAGCTGCGGTTCCTTGGACATCTCATTGACCGGTCCGGGATCCGGCCTGACCCAGACAAAGTGAAAGCTATAAGGCAGCTGTCACCACCAGCAGACGTGCAAGAATTGAGAAGGATACTGGGAATGGTAAATTATCTTGGAAGATACATCCCCAGACTCTCTACCATAGGACAGCCGCTGTACGAGCTCTTGAGGGACAATAATTCATGGACATGGAGCCACGCACAACAAACTGCTTTTGAACACATCCAGGAGCTGTTGTCAACTGCACCAGTACTTGTTTTCTATGACTTGAACAAGCCCACGGCTGTGTCAGCAGATGCAAGTAGTTATGGATTGGGGGGTGTGCTCCTTCAGCTCCACGGGGAGCAGTGGAAACCTGTGGCATATTGCTCCAGACGGCTCACTGAGGCAGAAACACGATACGCCCAGATAGAGAAGGAATGCCTGGCCGGTGTGTGGGCATgcgcaacccagtcgccaagaaaaaacgtcagtggtgtacgtttccatgaacactggatacgtagcatttcaacgtaaaaaatagcgtgttatacctacggtatccacgtgtgccgctgtggaggcgggtttcggggtttgggtttcacggctttcgcggcaaattgtggacacgattgtttaagggggggggggggggagacacgtttgttgaggggggacgacgacacacgattgtagggggggggggggggggacacgttagttgaaggggggggagacacgtttgtaggggggggggcacgctcgacaacgagagttggtttttattgaacgctcgacaacgagagttggtttttattgaacgagacttcaacacggaacagctgcgcgaaacgatggtcacgtcactctcggtgacggtgtcgacaataatgaacacacgaacaatgttaatagaacaacacacaaccacataacatcccgaacccattaaccccacttaatcctaacaacaaaacaagttaacaaaagcctcatttgtcaactgagaaccccaattcccagaataccccgcggctccggaacactgcgtagcttatattaatctttattatctgaatgggaaatgcaatattttaggacagatacaccattaaacgcgtttctaatgacatttctagcgagaaatgtacattttccttacataatcttcagtcagtgaatgtgtatgatctttattaatctttattatctgaatgggaaatgcaatattttaggaccgattcaccgttaaacgtgtttctaataacatttctatcgagaaatatactttttaattgcataatcttcagtcagtgattgtgtctgatctttagttttatagttattaggagttgatcggctcgctcgcatgtttcaacgacgtcaggttgctttcgctaaactagcagctcacgtgcttcctgcgtttgtgttattaaactgttactttatgtaacttttaatgatatcatcttgttagaaacacgtatatctgagagccaacccagtcgccaaaatcatacctacgttgacagtgtacgtttcgtgaacactggattacgtcgcatttcaacataaaatagcgtgttatacacacacacacacacgcacgcacatgcacagacacacacacacaagcacacacacgcacgcacagacacacagacacagacacacacacacacacacacacacacacacacacacacacacacacgcacacacgcacacggtgcatttcgctgctaaaacaacaacaaaaaaatattccctcaaatattattactttcaaaacgttggccaaaatggccaataatataatttttttttgggatgcttctaggacattttgggtggactttgaacggtatgtggggggcacgttttttgcaggacctggcaaccctgcgctgttgcccgagatctggctccaccccggcgtggtgccgtctccttttgaccttttgaccccagacttctgggggaatagctgaatcaattcattagtcaatcagaagcatgtaaatatctttccggtggcgttagaggacgaacaaggtgtccttcaacatctacgcttccaggcgattgcaacggtgccacacatgagcatattcgaacatgtttaatggtagtaattagctgtcgaaattggaggccttaatcaatactgagcagctattgatttgcttcccgataaagatttgtcacaaatgacatgttatttagcatctacacgttgagctgagtccaatgacaccaagaacgacactctagctaatggtaacatgtattttacatggtacacctaggtctaggacatgatctcggtgtagcaagaggccgagcttgatctcattggactcagcttaacgtgtagatgctaattaacatgtaatttgtcaaaaatctccatcgggaagcaaatctatagctggtcattattgataaaggcctccaaaatcgacagctaattactaccccgaaacatattcggGGTAGTAATGTGTGTaacatgtgtggcactgttgcaatcgtctcgaaacgtagatgtcaaaggacaccttgtttgctctgttgcaccaccgggaagatattttcatacttctaatggattgattcatattttaaggttctcggagtgagactttaagtggctgcagcagaagtgttgagacgaaagatgatatcaagagatttatagaatattcccattcacattatgattcttcgtcgtaacatccgaccaaacatcctctacattcacagagcgaagattatgaaagtccaggctcagcaagtgctccatctcgttgcacctgcacccagcggctcgcttgcaagattttggcctgaagttcttcccagaccaacaccctagccatccaacatgcatatctgagaatcaggcctctctttaataatgacaaaaagttatgagagaaacacacattaaccttttgttatctcataagcggcgtggtgccggctccttttgaccttttgacccccgacttcaaaaacgtggccacaggccagctgtgtctacacacctttagccacaaatgtacacctccatcccacaaaaaatggggactagaaactaacctctgtcttatgtacatttactgtactgttggaggtcacgcccctttgccgaccttttcgagatagctagggatgctaaaatgtttacacacatttcccggggccccgtgtacgacatatccgagatttggagttctagcccttagagaaaaaaagttttcccaaatggagtgtcatttggacaaagcccctcagaagtgtagcctgcaagacctaatggttcagaatgtggtggaaaaacagtttttgagataggaaggtcctaccgccctgaaattttaataccttattctagggcctaactgggacctccgcaccgaaacttggcccggtcggaccccgagggcaggaagggggggcccttcctgcccgagacttggcccggtcagaccccgagggcaggcccccccttcctgccctcggggtccgaccgggccgaGTTTcagtgcgggggtcccagttaggccctagaatatggtattcaaatttcagggcggtaggaccttcctatctcaaaaactttttttccaccacattctgaaccattaggtctcgcaggcaacacttctgaaggggctttgtccaaatgacagtccatttgggaaaactttttttctctatgggctagaactacaaatcttgcatatgtcgttctcggggccccaggaaatgtgtgtcaacattttagcatccctagctatcttgaaaaggctggaaaaggggcgtgacctccaacagtacagtcaatgtacataagacagaggttagtttctaggccccattttttgcaggatggaggtgtacatttgtggcttaatgtgtgtagacaccgctggcctgtggccacgtctttgaagtctggggtcaaaaggtcaaaaggagccggcaccacgccgcttatgagataacaaaaagtgaatctgtatttctctcattacattttgtcattattgaagagaggcctgattctcagatatgcatattggactgttagggtataggtctgggaagaacttcaggccaaaatcttgcaagcgagccgctgggtgcaggtgcaacgagatggagcatttgctgagcctggactttcataatcttcgctctatgaatgtaaaggatgtttggtcggatgttacgacgaagaatcataatgtgaatgggaatattctataaatctcttgatatcatctttcgtctcaacacttctgctgcagccacttaaagtctcactccgagaaccttaaaatatgaatcaatccattagaagtatgaaaatatcttcccggtggtgcaacagagcaaacaaggtgtcctttgacatctacgtttcgagacgattgcaaaagtgccacacatgattttggaggcctttatcaataatgaccagctatagatttgcttcccgatggagatttttgacaaatgacatgttaattagcatctacacgttaagctgagtccaatgagatcaagctcggcctcttgctacaccgagatcatgtcctagacctaggtgtaccatgtaaaatacatgttaccattagctagagtgtcgttcttggtgtcattggactcagctcaacgtgtagatgctaaataacatgtcatttgtgacaaatctttatcgggaagcaaatcaatagctgctcagtattgattaaggcctccaatttcgacagctaattactaccattaaacatgttcgaatatgctcatgtgtggcaccgttgcaatcgcctggaagtgtagatgttgaaggacacctttttcgtcctctaacgccaccggaaagatatttacatgcttctgattgactaatgaattgattcagctattcccccagaagtctggggtcaaaaggtcaaaaggagacggcaccacgccggggtggagccagatctcgggcaacagcgcagggttgccaggtcctgcaaaaaacgtgccccccacataccgttcaaaatccacccaaaatgtcctagaagcatcccaaaaaaaaatgatattattggccattttggccaacgttttgaaagtaataatatttgagggaatatttttttgttgttgttttagcagcgaaatgcaccgtgtgcctgtgtgtgtgtgtgtctgtgtctgtgtctgtgtctgtgcgtgcgtgtgtgtgcttgtgtgtgcttgtgtgtgtgtgtctgtgcatgtgcgtgcttgtgtgtgtgtgtgtataacacgctattttatgttgaaatgcgacgtaatccagtgttcacgaaacgtacactgtcaacgtaggcatgattttggcgactgggttggctctcagatatacgtgtttctaacaagatgatatcattaaaagttacataaagtaacagtttaataacacaaacgcaggaagcacgtgagctgctagtttagcgaaagcaacctgacgtcgttgaaacatgcgagcgagccgatcaactcctaataactataaaactaaagatcagacacaatcactgactgaagattatgtaaggaaaatgtacatttctcgctagaaatgtcattagaaacacgtttaacggtgaatcggtcctaaaatattgcatttcccattcagataataaagattaataaagatcatacacattcactgactgaagattatgtaaggaaaatgtacatttctcgctagaaatgtcattagaaacgcgtttaatggtgtatctgtcctaaaatattgcatttcccattcagataataaagattaatataagctacgcagtgttccggagccgcgggggattctgggaattggggttctcagttgacaaatggggcttttgttaacttgttttgttgttaggattaagtggggttaatgggttcgggatgttatgtggttgtgtgttgttctattaacattgttcgtgtgttcattattgtcgacaccgtcaccgagagtgacgtgaccatcgtttcgcgcagctgttccgtgttgaagtctcgttcaataaaaaccaactctcgttgtcgagcgttcaataaaaaccaactctcgttgtcgagcgtgccccccccccctacaaacgtgtctcccccccctcaacaaacgtatcccccccccgcccccttcaactaacgtgtcccccccccgtgaaagccgtgaaacccaaaccccgaaacccgcctccacagcggcacacgtggataccgtaggtataacacgctattttttacgttgaaatgctacgtatccagtgttcatggaaacgtacatcactgacgttttttcttggcgactgggttggcatGCGAGAAGTTTGACAGATACCTCAATGGACTGGAGCAGTTCAAGCTCATCACTGATCACAAACCGCTAGTGCCTCTCATTAACAGCCACAGTCTAGACAATGTACCTTTAAGATGTCAGCGTCTTCTCATGAGGCTCATGAGATTCAATCCAGTGGCAGAATATGCGCCGGGGAAAACTCTGGTCATCGCGGACACCCTGTCACGCAGTCCACTGGCCAGCACGTgtgcagagacagacacacactctgacgTGGCATGCTACGTGGATAGTGTAGTAGAGGGGATCCCTGCATCATCAAGCAAGATGGATGAAATCAGAACGGCGACAGCAGCCGATGCCGAACTGCTGTCGGTTGTGAAACTCATAAAGAAAGGATGGCCTGAACACTTAAGCAATGTGCCCAtgcaagggcgtaaccatggtttagacattgggggggtccaattttttattattatttgttaagtgcattgcctacaattctatatttatatatgaaaatgtggacatttagaacatagtttcgaggactacattgaccatttgaattcacatctaaaggaatagtgtaataatgtaatgtctgccccgccccccccccccccccccccccccccccacacacacacacactttgttttggttagctgcttactgaccttaaacacacctaccaattacaattatgctcttccagtagtactgtagcaaaaaggatagcttccaatggaaaaataccacatacccatgaccacatgtcattatgttatcagaagaacagtggctgaccttcgtgataattttggtctatatattctgcttgtattagaagtaggctacttttatgtattgctgacatgtaggcccaggttataaacaatgttgtaaggctgtctagtctcatattcaaaaatctcaccttatcacctgcctgtccagagcatgtccctgtctggccacggctttcagcatgcctgtcaagttacttactgtctgaaaaaaactgcgtatgcttgcctgttggtccagtttcttctgctttttaggtaacctcaaatcctccattactcaactttactttcttggctctcactgaagaaagagtgtggggtaaccatgacaacgcagaaagtcgcgaggtggtttcaaactaaatcgcacaagtgtacaattaggaggggggattcacacactcaacaaacggaaataaattgaaaataaataagacataaccagtgatgttgataggttttcaatgtagtgagtccccgggacccacaggtggcgagttgggtgggtccctgagaaattcaatgggtcccgactccccagtttaaaaaatgtgtttcttttttattattattctatttcttaaattaaattaatagtgttaaactccttgatggtggtatgatatggttagagctggagtactcaaccgttcatgtttaacactagaaacgccgggccatttttacttactcctagcgtcattttaatgaggctgtgcatttgcacataatgatcactaggtggcgccaatgagctattaccgcgcgagcgccacatttgtgtgtgtgtgtgtgtgtgtgtgtcacaagtagatgcgcagagggttgaaacagcgcttgtccgatctgctcacaagaaggtttctttggccagttactgtgattaaacacgagttgtttaatgttcacaatgtatcgtttttcatggggaaaatgagatgcgtccccgggacgcatggatagtgagtttagtgcgtcctttcagatttcaatgcgtcagggacgcaggacgcgtacctagcaacatcactgcataacaagagaccgatccattgacagggttcataaaaagagaacatatattttacattttatcctgctgaatattgggggggacaggttagtattttctcaacattgggggggacacgacccccccaaagaatgcgtggttacgcccttgtgCCCATGGACGCTAGAGAGTACGTCCAAGTGAAGTCAGAGCTATCAGAACACAATGGCCTGGTCCTCAGAGGAAGCAGGATTGTCGTGCCAAAGTCAATGAGAGGTGAGATCCTTCAGAAGATTCACGAAGGGCACCAGGGCCTAGTCAAATGTAGGGAGAGAGCGTGCTCATCTGTGTGGTGGCCCAGACTCTCTACGGAGATAAGCATGCTTGTGAAGTCATGTCAGGTGTGCTGTGAACTGAAAAGAACACATCAAAAGGAACCTCTCATCTCCACACCGCTTCCAGAGCGACCCTGGAAGAGAATTGCAATGGACCTTTGTGAGCACAACTACCTGGTAATCTCAGATTATTACTCCAGGTTCCTAGAGATACTGCACTTACCCTCGACAACGAGTGCACAGGTGATTCAAAGAATGAAAGCGGTCTTCGCCAGGTTTGGCATTCCagatgaggtggtgagtgataATGGACCCCAGTTTTCAAGTG
The nucleotide sequence above comes from Gadus chalcogrammus isolate NIFS_2021 chromosome 4, NIFS_Gcha_1.0, whole genome shotgun sequence. Encoded proteins:
- the LOC130380931 gene encoding uncharacterized protein K02A2.6-like, which codes for MEGNGIIERVTQPTDWCAPMVPVLKSTGKACICVDLKRLNEAVKRKQYILPTTDEITAKLSGATVFSSLYAASGFFQIPLHPDSCKLTTFLTPYGRFNFKRLPFGITSTPEIFQRKMMETLQGLEGVEVFMDDILVYGTTQEQHDGRLEKVMQRIVTAGLKLNREKCSIRQSQLRFLGHLIDRSGIRPDPDKVKAIRQLSPPADVQELRRILGMVNYLGRYIPRLSTIGQPLYELLRDNNSWTWSHAQQTAFEHIQELLSTAPVLVFYDLNKPTAVSADASSYGLGGVLLQLHGEQWKPVAYCSRRLTEAETRYAQIEKECLAERPWKRIAMDLCEHNYLVISDYYSRFLEILHLPSTTSAQVIQRMKAVFARFGIPDEVVSDNGPQFSSAEFRECARQLDFKHCTSSPHHPQGNGHAERAVQTAKKILKQEDPVMALMSYRSTPCSTTGFSPAELLMGRKIRTTLPTLEKNLLPKWPSRTAVKERDGREKAKQAHYFNRRHGARPLPALQPGDVVFSKLDHEKSWSLPAVISSESTTPRSFVIRTQHGAELRRNRRHLQPGPVPQPIPAAHRDVTGTDTHSDGATMSETVPVSQSVAPPTTPLPGQTVTRSGRVCKQIDRLDL